accgctgccgccctaTCGAGCTCACCATATCTGGGCTCATATTCATAAGATCTGGTGAGCGTCACCGCTTCAGGGTGGTGGCCTCGCCGGTGATCGCCGCCCCCTTGCATACCCTCTCCCAACACATCACTCACCCTGCGCCTCGCCCCACGCTCGCTAAATTCTAATGAAGAACGCATAGCTTAGTTTGGCTCCACCGTCTTCAGTTGGGAATGCCAGACGCATGCGTGGCGATGAATCTTTGACATGGATGGTCAGGGCTGAATGCCACCTCAGAGGCATGGTTGTGGTCCTGCAAAAAGTGAGATAAGGGAAGAGCTACACGTAGCATTGAGCTAATGGGAGCTCAATTCATAAATTATATGCACTTTTTAAGATTATAATGGTAATTATGGAGCTAGGCTTAGGTCTTAAGCCCTAGCTACCCCATGGCCATTTCTGCTCCTAccagggagggaggagagggagcttGTCATGCCCCCGCTCCACAACGCCAAGTTCATGGGCGTGCTGACTTGTGGAGGAGGAAAGTATAGGGCGTCGGTTGGGATATGGAAGGAGGGTGGTTCACTAGTGGCAGGCTCGAGAGCAACCGCAAGTATTGGGGGAAGGACGGCGCGCCTGTGGCGGGTGGAGGAGCAGTCCGCCGGAGCTAGAGGGTATAAGGGATCAGCACATCAGGTGGACTTGTGGAGGGGATAGAAGGAGGGATTTATATTTCTTTCTAGATTTTAGGTGTTTTATGTAAAATTTTGGACTTcaatataaattttgaaaaatgatGACTAAAAATAGGAAATGTGAGGTACTGACATGAAAAGTTGAGCCACCTCATAATGCGACTTACATTGCAAATTTTACCATGGtttccgttagcacgtttttAAAACGATGTGCTTCTTGCAAAAACATTATATATGTGTATCATCACTTAAATAGGCAGTATTAGTTATTTTCCTTTACTTGTTAAGGAATCTTATCATGTGTTTGATATGGACATGTGCAAACCtcagggtataaatatgtacaccgaGTTTTTTGTAATCATCATCAACGATCAATACCACTTTCGGTATatcgccaccttttactttCGGTGAGTTCTTAGTTTTCGAGCGGGTTTGCATCGATTGGATCTCCGGTGAGGAAAAAAGTTCTGCCAACTTCGATTGTCTCGGATTAGTTTGGACTTTCTCGGTTCGGTCTAATATTCTAACTAAGTTGCTGCAATCGTTGCATGCCTATCTGATATCGGCTCTTTCTTTGATTGCATCGTTGTCATAGCTTGATTCGATATATCATAATTTTGTATAGAATCTATCGCTATGATTAGATTTGATGCTATTGATCTCATATTGTCTCGATTCGCTCTAGTCTATTAGATTATAGTTAATTAAGTAAATTTCATTGATGGGTTCTATGCAATGTTTCATTGGAATTctagccgatgagttatcttgATATAATTTTTAAGTGTTATATCAGCTCATGCTCAAACTTGTGCATTTACTAGTTAAATCTTTCTTTGTTAATTTCAATCATAAATGTCACAGGTTCGATCCGATCTATTAAGATTGTTTTTATAAAGAACGATTCTTTAGTAATTATACATTATTTAGTTGTAGCCAATGATAGTATGAATTTCATTGCTTAGTTTATGAGACTTATAGAATATATTCTACTATGTAGGGAAGCGCCACAGGCAAGCTAGTTTCACACCAAACTCCCAAACACATATTCGTATATTAACAATATTCACTGTgctttcgttcaaaaaaaaaattcactgtGCAGTGGCAGAGGCTAGTAGTATTTTTCATGGCACATCACGATTTTTCTTGCGATTGTCTCCAGCTGCATGTCATACCCGGTTGGACCATACGCGAGTATAGTCGCCTGATCCCAAACCAAAGTGTTCTCTACTTCCTCTCGTGAAGACAAGTCAACATGACCTTTCGTGTTTCTTTGACTACACACAAACATGCATCAGGCATGGCATctgcatgcatacatatatatccaGGCGGCTGTCGTGTGTTTCGAGTTCCATCGGGTGAGTTTGCATTGCCAAACTGGTACTGCGTCCGTCCATGCCAACAAATTGCCAATGCCAAAAACCCCCACCATTCTGCCCTGCCCACCACCACATGCATGCTACTACTGCACACAGCGCAACGTCAAACAAAATTCAATTCCTCTTGCAGTCGGCGCCTCTGTCCCCCACACCCACCTGGCCACACCTAGCTAGCTTCCCCTAGCCACTAGTACTACCATTCCTTTGATCGATCTCCATCCCAACACAGtgatactagtactactactggaAGAGTAGTACTACTACCTTCCCTATCCTAGCTTTACTTTTTCGTTCtcctgctcgatcgatcgatcacaggTTGTGTTTCCTGATGCTATAAATACATGCACATCCATCGTCTCTTGTCCAGTCCACACAGCCAGTGGCATCTCAGTCAGAGGAGAGCACTCTtcgatctcttcttcttcttcttctcactGCATTTTGTCTCTCTCCCATCCCAGGCAGCAGCCACCAAAATGGATGTAAGTGATGATGTCTAATGCATGTTTTAGCCTATCGATCGTGCAATGATCCAATATGTACATCATCTGGGTACGTGcagacggcgaggcggcggccgcggcgggtgCCGGCGTTCGGGGAGTGGAACTACTACCACGGCGGGGACGAgctgccgtcggcggcggcagccggcggggCGCCGGACGACCAGGAGGCCAGCAGCGACGTCTGGTTCAGGTACTCGCCGGCCCCGCGCAAGCCGGCGCCCAAGAAGgccaggaggagggcggcggatAATCGCCAGAAGCCCGTCGGCGGAGGCAACAAGCGGAGACCGGCGAGGACGTCGTCGTCGGACTCCGgggctgcgacggcggcgtcgaacaCGCCTGCCAAGCTGCAGCAGGCCGCCGCCACAGCgaaggtggcggtggtgcggcggccgccggcagTCGATGCCGACCTGTACCAGGTGCCCCCGCCGGACTTCCTGCCCGGCGAGCCGATTCGAAGGGTACTTACTTATGCAGATGCTACTCGATTGCCATTTCTACTTTGCTTTTTAGCAATTAATTGATAGTAAATGATACTTTGCTGTGTTGTGTAATTCGCTGCATGCAGAAGAAGGCAGGCAGGAGCATGTGGATGGGCTGCTTGGGCCTCAGCTGCTGAACTGCATCACGCAATCACCTAAACAAACTAAAGTCTAATTCacagtgtattttttttccaatttttttctaatCTTGATATCTACATAGGAGTCGTAtctaggagtagtagtagttaACTTATTTAAGTTTATCTTTGCGTTGTTTTTTGGTTGATTTCATAGCTAGTTTCTGATCCTcaagtactagtactacaacTGCACTGTAatttactactagtagtagttgtTGGATTGTGTAACTGTCATATTGTCCTGTATCTGTGAGGCCGGTAAGAGCGCGGTGAGCTGGACCGGTGCTACGCCCCTCCACGTCGGATTTGTGCGTACGTGGAGCGAGAGCACGCGCCCAACTAGAGCACCTCGCCCTCTAACTGAGGCACGCGGTTCCTTCTCTAGCGAAGCCACGCGCGGCAAGAAACCGAGGCGTGGGGCAGAGGAGCAACGCAGAGGCACGCGTGCTGTGGGCAGCGTTTCTTCGCTGCCTTGTGCCCTCGCGCCGATTCCCCCGGAAGAAATCCCCGATTCGCCCTCGAGAAGTGTCGTGGCGGAGAAGACCAGGAAGAAGAGAAGGCTGGAGAAGCGGAAGCCGCACAAGAAATTGAAGTCATCACAGATCGAATTCAACAATTATCACAGATCGGATTCAAcaagatgaaaaagaaaaagaagaaaaatcatcacagataaaaaaaaatcatcccgctccctgccatggccgccgtcgTGGCGCTCTGCGCCGCCTCCTACCTCctcggccgcgccctcccgaccgccgccggctcctccaTGGCTTGCttttgctcctcctcctccttccctgcAGCAAAGAGGAATCAAATCACACAAAAACAGCTCCTTTCTTCCTCTAGGCTTTGATTTCTCCTTACCTCCGTGAGCTTCTTGAGGGGGTGAGGCTCTCGATTGGGGAAACAAGAACCACACcaaaagcaaaacaaacagAGAGAAAGCAAGAACCACACCAAAACAGGCTGTCcactcccgccgcccccgccgctccCGAGTCCACGCACCCGCCTATTGTCCATCTCCATggcgggtggcggcgaggccggtggtggtggccgaaTCAAGGggtccgcgccgccgcacgaGACGCGAGGCGAGTGgaggcgcggcgaggcgaggagaaGCGGTGCGGCGCAGCGAGGAGTG
This genomic window from Oryza sativa Japonica Group chromosome 12, ASM3414082v1 contains:
- the LOC112937395 gene encoding uncharacterized protein, with protein sequence MDTARRRPRRVPAFGEWNYYHGGDELPSAAAAGGAPDDQEASSDVWFRYSPAPRKPAPKKARRRAADNRQKPVGGGNKRRPARTSSSDSGAATAASNTPAKLQQAAATAKVAVVRRPPAVDADLYQVPPPDFLPGEPIRRKKAGRSMWMGCLGLSC